A genome region from Chryseobacterium sp. G0186 includes the following:
- a CDS encoding TolC family protein — MKKIFFTLFYIHCFSFFSAQISDTLKIDRKEAETIFLANNLDLIAQKLEISQAEARAVQAKYWPNPKLSISEVNLWRTYDIEEQPALIGNWGKNTQISAEIEQVIQTAGKRRKNIELQKIEVEGEKYELQEVLRELKKTLRNTITEILYNQEQQRIYQGQITSIEKLTKSYNNQLNLGNISKAEYVRLKAQEIEFKKKLVSLKQEIEEQQVELKSLLMISSNSYLVISDSFTMPEKQLSEVELTQWLEKAKENRPDIMISKNKEKHASKNLEIQNAMKTPDVAVSIGYDRGGNIMKDFIGLGVSVDLPIFDRNKGNIQEARLEIEKSKNETRKNMLKSENEIVSVFRNYIRTQEVSKEIDETYESTLDGLLVSHEKNFRLRNISMLEYMDFLDTYIGNKMIILDTKKELNQYYENLQYVVGQDL; from the coding sequence TTGAAGAAGATTTTTTTTACACTATTTTATATTCATTGTTTCAGTTTCTTTTCTGCACAGATTTCGGATACCCTGAAAATTGACAGAAAGGAGGCTGAAACGATTTTTCTTGCCAATAACCTTGACCTTATTGCTCAAAAACTTGAAATTTCCCAGGCGGAAGCAAGAGCTGTTCAGGCAAAGTATTGGCCCAATCCCAAATTAAGTATCAGTGAGGTGAACCTTTGGAGAACCTATGACATTGAAGAGCAGCCGGCACTCATCGGAAACTGGGGTAAGAATACTCAGATCTCTGCAGAAATAGAACAGGTGATTCAGACAGCAGGTAAAAGGAGAAAAAACATTGAGTTGCAGAAAATTGAAGTGGAGGGAGAGAAATATGAATTACAGGAAGTATTGCGTGAACTTAAGAAAACACTCAGGAATACAATTACTGAAATTTTATACAATCAGGAACAGCAGAGGATTTATCAAGGGCAGATTACCTCTATTGAAAAATTAACGAAATCCTATAACAACCAACTCAATCTTGGGAATATCAGCAAGGCAGAATATGTACGCTTAAAAGCTCAGGAGATTGAGTTCAAGAAAAAACTGGTTTCATTGAAACAGGAAATAGAAGAACAACAGGTAGAACTGAAATCTCTGCTGATGATCTCTTCCAATTCTTACCTTGTTATTTCAGACTCATTTACGATGCCGGAAAAACAGCTTTCTGAAGTGGAATTGACTCAGTGGCTGGAAAAAGCAAAGGAAAACCGTCCTGATATTATGATCTCCAAAAATAAAGAGAAACATGCTTCCAAGAATCTGGAAATTCAAAATGCAATGAAGACTCCTGATGTTGCTGTTTCCATAGGGTATGACCGTGGAGGAAATATCATGAAAGACTTTATTGGACTGGGGGTTTCGGTTGATCTTCCGATTTTCGACAGAAATAAAGGGAATATTCAGGAAGCCAGACTTGAGATTGAGAAAAGCAAGAATGAGACCCGTAAAAATATGCTGAAATCTGAGAATGAAATTGTCTCTGTTTTCAGAAATTATATCCGTACACAAGAAGTTTCCAAAGAGATTGACGAGACTTATGAATCTACATTAGATGGGTTGTTGGTGAGCCATGAAAAAAACTTCAGGCTAAGAAATATCAGCATGTTGGAGTATATGGATTTTCTGGATACCTACATCGGCAACAAAATGATCATACTGGACACGAAAAAAGAACTTAATCAATACTACGAAAACCTGCAATATGTT